In one Capricornis sumatraensis isolate serow.1 chromosome 1, serow.2, whole genome shotgun sequence genomic region, the following are encoded:
- the BOLA3 gene encoding bolA-like protein 3 isoform X2 — protein sequence MAAWSPAAAVLLLRGTRRLPLLHWAQRMFASQTEGELKVTQILREKFPRATAIKVTDISGTKRRNQRYAWIADIYLCPQTLTILWLR from the exons ATGGCGGCGTGGAGCCCGGCCGCGGCAGTGCTTCTGCTTCGCGGAACCCGCCGG CTTCCTCTTCTCCACTGGGCCCAGCGCATGTTTGCCTCACAGACCGAGGGGGAGCTCAAAGTGACCCAGATTCTCAGAGAAAAGTTTCCTCGAGCTACAGCTATCAAAGTCACTGACATTTCAG GcactaaaagaagaaatcaaaggtaTGCATGGATTGCGGATATTTACCTCTGTCCCCAAACACTGACCATACTCTGGCTGcgttga
- the BOLA3 gene encoding bolA-like protein 3 isoform X1, producing the protein MAAWSPAAAVLLLRGTRRLPLLHWAQRMFASQTEGELKVTQILREKFPRATAIKVTDISGGCGAMYEIKIESEEFKEKRTVQQHQMVNQALKEEIKGMHGLRIFTSVPKH; encoded by the exons ATGGCGGCGTGGAGCCCGGCCGCGGCAGTGCTTCTGCTTCGCGGAACCCGCCGG CTTCCTCTTCTCCACTGGGCCCAGCGCATGTTTGCCTCACAGACCGAGGGGGAGCTCAAAGTGACCCAGATTCTCAGAGAAAAGTTTCCTCGAGCTACAGCTATCAAAGTCACTGACATTTCAG GAGGCTGTGGGGCAATGtatgaaattaaaattgaatCAGAAGAATTTAAAGAGAAGAGAACTGTCCAGCAGCACCAGATGGTGAATCAG GcactaaaagaagaaatcaaaggtaTGCATGGATTGCGGATATTTACCTCTGTCCCCAAACACTGA